One genomic region from Bacteroidota bacterium encodes:
- a CDS encoding CPBP family intramembrane glutamic endopeptidase — MKTKLRQEWQRFVDAFRQLDKQTMFVLTMAGFLIVIQFNLGSRSFFRKEIAPFLFDDVWHGLASWGWWFTIQGITGFVIPVLCLIFIFKRKPSEIGLGLGDWKLASILALCYLPLVGIGTWILSDSPSFQSHYPHYNQAAYDWTAFFIYELLFLFYWIGWEYLWRGFMLFGISHTFGMQAIFIQMVPFAALHVDKPLPEALLSVVGGIALGALVWRCRSFWIAVPIHAAQMLILDFWCTLRLRTGVEGIGVGDMMQVFQRWLGG; from the coding sequence ATGAAAACGAAGCTCCGCCAAGAGTGGCAGCGGTTTGTAGATGCATTCCGGCAATTGGACAAGCAGACGATGTTCGTGCTCACCATGGCCGGCTTCCTCATAGTAATACAATTCAATCTTGGTAGCCGTAGCTTTTTCCGCAAAGAAATAGCGCCTTTTCTCTTCGATGACGTGTGGCATGGGCTTGCCAGTTGGGGCTGGTGGTTTACCATACAGGGTATAACCGGCTTTGTCATCCCCGTTTTATGCCTCATTTTCATCTTCAAACGCAAGCCTTCGGAAATAGGCCTTGGGCTTGGCGATTGGAAACTGGCATCGATTCTCGCGCTCTGCTACCTGCCACTTGTTGGTATCGGCACCTGGATTCTTTCCGATAGTCCATCCTTTCAATCCCACTACCCCCACTACAATCAGGCGGCCTACGACTGGACCGCGTTCTTCATTTATGAACTCCTCTTTCTCTTTTACTGGATAGGCTGGGAGTACCTGTGGCGCGGCTTTATGCTCTTCGGCATTTCCCACACCTTTGGCATGCAGGCTATTTTTATTCAGATGGTACCGTTTGCCGCCCTGCACGTAGACAAACCGCTCCCTGAGGCCCTGCTCTCTGTTGTCGGCGGCATAGCGCTTGGCGCACTGGTGTGGCGGTGTCGCTCATTCTGGATTGCTGTGCCTATCCACGCAGCTCAAATGCTGATTCTTGACTTCTGGTGTACCCTCCGCTTGAGAACCGGCGTTGAAGGCATTGGCGTTGGCGATATGATGCAGGTTTTTCAACGGTGGCTCGGGGGGTAG